The following are from one region of the Centropristis striata isolate RG_2023a ecotype Rhode Island chromosome 19, C.striata_1.0, whole genome shotgun sequence genome:
- the nadk2 gene encoding NAD kinase 2, mitochondrial isoform X1 has protein sequence MTLRSVVNLVCFGNRAASLLFGHSRRPLHTSLCNASSQPKAGFKPEKVAVVTKTTRYEFEQQRYRYAGLSEEDLKQLLAMKGSSYSGLLERHNIHTNNVDHIVKSLRREGIEVRVVKRGEYDEAVVRWADAIISAGGDGTMLLVASKVLSKDKPVVGVNTDPERSEGHLCLPVRYTRAFPEALEKLCRGEFRWLWRQRIRLYLEGTGINPTPVDLHEQQLSLEQHSQAHRITTRDSQQRTGTLHDSFSKPCLLPIRSLNEIFIGESLSSRVKLTSFTPHVKLLLHRASYYEISVDDGPWEKQKSSGLSICTGTGSKAWCLFSVRSYNINKLAEQAVEELLKIAKSQTGLDIPLNRDLIEKVTDAYNESLIFSPDDRRLFYSIREPIVNRVFSNSRQRGFANKVSVRSRCWDACMVVDGGTSFEFNDGAIATISMSEEDQLRTVVLEN, from the exons ATGACTCTGCGCTCCGTGGTGAACCTGGTGTGCTTTGGGAACCGAGCTGCCAGCCTGCTGTTCGGACACTCACGTCGCCCCCTCCATACTTCACTCTGCAACGCCTCATCGCAGCCCAAAGCGGGATTCAAACCGGAAAAAGTAGCAGTGGTCACTAAAACCACAAGATATGAGTTTGAACAGCAGCGCTATCGCTACGCAGGACTGTCTGAAGAGGACTTGAAACAGCTG ctTGCTATGAAGGGCTCCAGCTACAGCGGTCTCCTGGAAAGACACAACATCCACACAAACAATGTGGATCACATTGTGAAGAGCCTGAG gAGGGAAGGCATTGAAGTAAGAGTTGTGAAAAGAGGAGAATATGATGAAGCAGTAGTCCGATGGGCAGATGCCATCATCTCCGCTGGAG GTGACGGGACAATGCTACTTGTTGCCAGTAAGGTTTTAAGCAAGGACAAACCAGTTGTTGGAGTTAACACAGACCCTGAGAG GTCAGAAGGTCACCTGTGCCTGCCTGTGCGGTACACTCGTGCCTTCCCAGAGGCACTCGAGAAACTCTGTCGTGGTGAGTTCAG GTGGTTGTGGCGTCAGAGGATCCGTCTGTACTTGGAGGGCACGGGAATCAATCCCACCCCTGTGGACCTGCACGAACAGCAGCTGAGCCTGGAGCAGCACAGCCAAGCTCACCGCATCACCACCAGGGACAGCCAGCAGA GGACGGGAACACTCCACGATAGTTTCTCCAAGCCTTGTCTACTTCCAATCAGAAGCCTGAATGAAATCTTCATCGGAGAGTCTCTGTCTTCCAG GGTGAAGTTAACCTCCTTCACACCCCATGTTAAACTCTTGCTCCATAGGGCTTCCTACTATGAGATCTCTGTGGACGACGGCCCGTGGGAGAAGCAGAAGAGCTCAGGACTCAGCATTTGTACAGGAACAGGATCCAAAGCC TGGTGTTTGTTCTCTGTCAGGTCATATAACATCAACAAACTGGCTGAACAAGCTGTGGAGGAGCTTTTAAAGATTG CGAAGTCTCAAACAGGTCTCGATATCCCACTTAATCGTGACCTCATTGAAAAGG TTACTGATGCATACAACGAGTCTCTGATCTTCAGTCCGGACGACAGGCGTTTGTTCTACAGCATCAGGGAGCCCATCGTCAACAGAGTCTTCTCCAACAGTCGGCAGAGAGGCTTCGCCAACAA GGTTTCTGTCCGCTCTCGGTGTTGGGACGCCTGCATGGTGGTCGACGGAGGAACTTCCTTCGAGTTCAACGACGGCGCCATCGCGACAATCAGCATGAGTGAGGAGGATCAGCTCCGGACGGTCGTTCTTGAGAACTGA
- the nadk2 gene encoding NAD kinase 2, mitochondrial isoform X4: protein MTLRSVVNLVCFGNRAASLLFGHSRRPLHTSLCNASSQPKAGFKPEKVAVVTKTTRYEFEQQRYRYAGLSEEDLKQLLAMKGSSYSGLLERHNIHTNNVDHIVKSLRREGIEVRVVKRGEYDEAVVRWADAIISAGGDGTMLLVASKVLSKDKPVVGVNTDPERSEGHLCLPVRYTRAFPEALEKLCRGEFRWLWRQRIRLYLEGTGINPTPVDLHEQQLSLEQHSQAHRITTRDSQQRTGTLHDSFSKPCLLPIRSLNEIFIGESLSSRASYYEISVDDGPWEKQKSSGLSICTGTGSKAWSYNINKLAEQAVEELLKIAKSQTGLDIPLNRDLIEKVTDAYNESLIFSPDDRRLFYSIREPIVNRVFSNSRQRGFANKVSVRSRCWDACMVVDGGTSFEFNDGAIATISMSEEDQLRTVVLEN from the exons ATGACTCTGCGCTCCGTGGTGAACCTGGTGTGCTTTGGGAACCGAGCTGCCAGCCTGCTGTTCGGACACTCACGTCGCCCCCTCCATACTTCACTCTGCAACGCCTCATCGCAGCCCAAAGCGGGATTCAAACCGGAAAAAGTAGCAGTGGTCACTAAAACCACAAGATATGAGTTTGAACAGCAGCGCTATCGCTACGCAGGACTGTCTGAAGAGGACTTGAAACAGCTG ctTGCTATGAAGGGCTCCAGCTACAGCGGTCTCCTGGAAAGACACAACATCCACACAAACAATGTGGATCACATTGTGAAGAGCCTGAG gAGGGAAGGCATTGAAGTAAGAGTTGTGAAAAGAGGAGAATATGATGAAGCAGTAGTCCGATGGGCAGATGCCATCATCTCCGCTGGAG GTGACGGGACAATGCTACTTGTTGCCAGTAAGGTTTTAAGCAAGGACAAACCAGTTGTTGGAGTTAACACAGACCCTGAGAG GTCAGAAGGTCACCTGTGCCTGCCTGTGCGGTACACTCGTGCCTTCCCAGAGGCACTCGAGAAACTCTGTCGTGGTGAGTTCAG GTGGTTGTGGCGTCAGAGGATCCGTCTGTACTTGGAGGGCACGGGAATCAATCCCACCCCTGTGGACCTGCACGAACAGCAGCTGAGCCTGGAGCAGCACAGCCAAGCTCACCGCATCACCACCAGGGACAGCCAGCAGA GGACGGGAACACTCCACGATAGTTTCTCCAAGCCTTGTCTACTTCCAATCAGAAGCCTGAATGAAATCTTCATCGGAGAGTCTCTGTCTTCCAG GGCTTCCTACTATGAGATCTCTGTGGACGACGGCCCGTGGGAGAAGCAGAAGAGCTCAGGACTCAGCATTTGTACAGGAACAGGATCCAAAGCCTG GTCATATAACATCAACAAACTGGCTGAACAAGCTGTGGAGGAGCTTTTAAAGATTG CGAAGTCTCAAACAGGTCTCGATATCCCACTTAATCGTGACCTCATTGAAAAGG TTACTGATGCATACAACGAGTCTCTGATCTTCAGTCCGGACGACAGGCGTTTGTTCTACAGCATCAGGGAGCCCATCGTCAACAGAGTCTTCTCCAACAGTCGGCAGAGAGGCTTCGCCAACAA GGTTTCTGTCCGCTCTCGGTGTTGGGACGCCTGCATGGTGGTCGACGGAGGAACTTCCTTCGAGTTCAACGACGGCGCCATCGCGACAATCAGCATGAGTGAGGAGGATCAGCTCCGGACGGTCGTTCTTGAGAACTGA
- the nadk2 gene encoding NAD kinase 2, mitochondrial isoform X3: MTLRSVVNLVCFGNRAASLLFGHSRRPLHTSLCNASSQPKAGFKPEKVAVVTKTTRYEFEQQRYRYAGLSEEDLKQLLAMKGSSYSGLLERHNIHTNNVDHIVKSLRREGIEVRVVKRGEYDEAVVRWADAIISAGGDGTMLLVASKVLSKDKPVVGVNTDPERSEGHLCLPVRYTRAFPEALEKLCRGEFRWLWRQRIRLYLEGTGINPTPVDLHEQQLSLEQHSQAHRITTRDSQQRTGTLHDSFSKPCLLPIRSLNEIFIGESLSSRASYYEISVDDGPWEKQKSSGLSICTGTGSKAWCLFSVRSYNINKLAEQAVEELLKIAKSQTGLDIPLNRDLIEKVTDAYNESLIFSPDDRRLFYSIREPIVNRVFSNSRQRGFANKVSVRSRCWDACMVVDGGTSFEFNDGAIATISMSEEDQLRTVVLEN, translated from the exons ATGACTCTGCGCTCCGTGGTGAACCTGGTGTGCTTTGGGAACCGAGCTGCCAGCCTGCTGTTCGGACACTCACGTCGCCCCCTCCATACTTCACTCTGCAACGCCTCATCGCAGCCCAAAGCGGGATTCAAACCGGAAAAAGTAGCAGTGGTCACTAAAACCACAAGATATGAGTTTGAACAGCAGCGCTATCGCTACGCAGGACTGTCTGAAGAGGACTTGAAACAGCTG ctTGCTATGAAGGGCTCCAGCTACAGCGGTCTCCTGGAAAGACACAACATCCACACAAACAATGTGGATCACATTGTGAAGAGCCTGAG gAGGGAAGGCATTGAAGTAAGAGTTGTGAAAAGAGGAGAATATGATGAAGCAGTAGTCCGATGGGCAGATGCCATCATCTCCGCTGGAG GTGACGGGACAATGCTACTTGTTGCCAGTAAGGTTTTAAGCAAGGACAAACCAGTTGTTGGAGTTAACACAGACCCTGAGAG GTCAGAAGGTCACCTGTGCCTGCCTGTGCGGTACACTCGTGCCTTCCCAGAGGCACTCGAGAAACTCTGTCGTGGTGAGTTCAG GTGGTTGTGGCGTCAGAGGATCCGTCTGTACTTGGAGGGCACGGGAATCAATCCCACCCCTGTGGACCTGCACGAACAGCAGCTGAGCCTGGAGCAGCACAGCCAAGCTCACCGCATCACCACCAGGGACAGCCAGCAGA GGACGGGAACACTCCACGATAGTTTCTCCAAGCCTTGTCTACTTCCAATCAGAAGCCTGAATGAAATCTTCATCGGAGAGTCTCTGTCTTCCAG GGCTTCCTACTATGAGATCTCTGTGGACGACGGCCCGTGGGAGAAGCAGAAGAGCTCAGGACTCAGCATTTGTACAGGAACAGGATCCAAAGCC TGGTGTTTGTTCTCTGTCAGGTCATATAACATCAACAAACTGGCTGAACAAGCTGTGGAGGAGCTTTTAAAGATTG CGAAGTCTCAAACAGGTCTCGATATCCCACTTAATCGTGACCTCATTGAAAAGG TTACTGATGCATACAACGAGTCTCTGATCTTCAGTCCGGACGACAGGCGTTTGTTCTACAGCATCAGGGAGCCCATCGTCAACAGAGTCTTCTCCAACAGTCGGCAGAGAGGCTTCGCCAACAA GGTTTCTGTCCGCTCTCGGTGTTGGGACGCCTGCATGGTGGTCGACGGAGGAACTTCCTTCGAGTTCAACGACGGCGCCATCGCGACAATCAGCATGAGTGAGGAGGATCAGCTCCGGACGGTCGTTCTTGAGAACTGA
- the nadk2 gene encoding NAD kinase 2, mitochondrial isoform X2, with translation MTLRSVVNLVCFGNRAASLLFGHSRRPLHTSLCNASSQPKAGFKPEKVAVVTKTTRYEFEQQRYRYAGLSEEDLKQLLAMKGSSYSGLLERHNIHTNNVDHIVKSLRREGIEVRVVKRGEYDEAVVRWADAIISAGGDGTMLLVASKVLSKDKPVVGVNTDPERSEGHLCLPVRYTRAFPEALEKLCRGEFRWLWRQRIRLYLEGTGINPTPVDLHEQQLSLEQHSQAHRITTRDSQQRTGTLHDSFSKPCLLPIRSLNEIFIGESLSSRVKLTSFTPHVKLLLHRASYYEISVDDGPWEKQKSSGLSICTGTGSKAWSYNINKLAEQAVEELLKIAKSQTGLDIPLNRDLIEKVTDAYNESLIFSPDDRRLFYSIREPIVNRVFSNSRQRGFANKVSVRSRCWDACMVVDGGTSFEFNDGAIATISMSEEDQLRTVVLEN, from the exons ATGACTCTGCGCTCCGTGGTGAACCTGGTGTGCTTTGGGAACCGAGCTGCCAGCCTGCTGTTCGGACACTCACGTCGCCCCCTCCATACTTCACTCTGCAACGCCTCATCGCAGCCCAAAGCGGGATTCAAACCGGAAAAAGTAGCAGTGGTCACTAAAACCACAAGATATGAGTTTGAACAGCAGCGCTATCGCTACGCAGGACTGTCTGAAGAGGACTTGAAACAGCTG ctTGCTATGAAGGGCTCCAGCTACAGCGGTCTCCTGGAAAGACACAACATCCACACAAACAATGTGGATCACATTGTGAAGAGCCTGAG gAGGGAAGGCATTGAAGTAAGAGTTGTGAAAAGAGGAGAATATGATGAAGCAGTAGTCCGATGGGCAGATGCCATCATCTCCGCTGGAG GTGACGGGACAATGCTACTTGTTGCCAGTAAGGTTTTAAGCAAGGACAAACCAGTTGTTGGAGTTAACACAGACCCTGAGAG GTCAGAAGGTCACCTGTGCCTGCCTGTGCGGTACACTCGTGCCTTCCCAGAGGCACTCGAGAAACTCTGTCGTGGTGAGTTCAG GTGGTTGTGGCGTCAGAGGATCCGTCTGTACTTGGAGGGCACGGGAATCAATCCCACCCCTGTGGACCTGCACGAACAGCAGCTGAGCCTGGAGCAGCACAGCCAAGCTCACCGCATCACCACCAGGGACAGCCAGCAGA GGACGGGAACACTCCACGATAGTTTCTCCAAGCCTTGTCTACTTCCAATCAGAAGCCTGAATGAAATCTTCATCGGAGAGTCTCTGTCTTCCAG GGTGAAGTTAACCTCCTTCACACCCCATGTTAAACTCTTGCTCCATAGGGCTTCCTACTATGAGATCTCTGTGGACGACGGCCCGTGGGAGAAGCAGAAGAGCTCAGGACTCAGCATTTGTACAGGAACAGGATCCAAAGCCTG GTCATATAACATCAACAAACTGGCTGAACAAGCTGTGGAGGAGCTTTTAAAGATTG CGAAGTCTCAAACAGGTCTCGATATCCCACTTAATCGTGACCTCATTGAAAAGG TTACTGATGCATACAACGAGTCTCTGATCTTCAGTCCGGACGACAGGCGTTTGTTCTACAGCATCAGGGAGCCCATCGTCAACAGAGTCTTCTCCAACAGTCGGCAGAGAGGCTTCGCCAACAA GGTTTCTGTCCGCTCTCGGTGTTGGGACGCCTGCATGGTGGTCGACGGAGGAACTTCCTTCGAGTTCAACGACGGCGCCATCGCGACAATCAGCATGAGTGAGGAGGATCAGCTCCGGACGGTCGTTCTTGAGAACTGA